In one Eulemur rufifrons isolate Redbay chromosome 22, OSU_ERuf_1, whole genome shotgun sequence genomic region, the following are encoded:
- the H1-10 gene encoding histone H1.10 yields the protein MSVELEEALPPTTAEGTAEKATKAGGGGGGGGGGGGAAALSPAKKRRRSRKKSQPGKYSQLVVETIRRLGERGGSSLARVYAEARKVPWFDQQNGRTYLKYSIKALVQNDTLLQVKGTGANGSFKLNRKKLEGGGDRRGGGGGGGGGTPAAGPGPAPAAAAAAASKAKKAAPGSAGPRRGGDKQPARAPTPPDKRSHKKGAATRKDKGGKAKKAAAAGGTKVKKAAKPSVPKVPKGRK from the coding sequence ATGTCGGTGGAGCTGGAGGAGGCCCTGCCGCCCACCACCGCCGAGGGGACGGCCGAGAAGGCGACCAAGGCCggcggtggtggcggtggtggcggtggcggcggtggCGCGGCGGCGCTGTCCCCGGCCAAGAAGCGCAGGCGCAGCAGGAAGAAGAGCCAGCCGGGGAAGTACAGCCAGCTGGTGGTGGAGACGATCCGCAGGCTGGGCGAGCGCGGGGGCTCGTCGCTGGCCCGCGTCTACGCGGAGGCGCGCAAGGTGCCGTGGTTCGACCAGCAGAACGGCCGCACCTACCTCAAATACTCCATCAAGGCGCTGGTGCAGAACGACACGCTGCTGCAGGTCAAGGGCACCGGCGCCAACGGCTCCTTCAAGCTCAACCGCAAGAAGCTGGAAGGCGGCGGGGACCGGCGcggtggcggcggtggcggcggcgggggGACCCCCGCGGctggccccggcccggcccctgctgcagcggcggcggcggcgtccaAGGCCAAGAAGGCGGCCCCGGGCTCGGCCGGGCCCCGGCGCGGCGGGGACAAGCAGCCGGCCCGGGCCCCGACGCCGCCGGACAAGCGGTCGCACAAGAAGGGCGCGGCCACCCGCAAGGACAAAGGCGGCAAGGCCAAGAAGGCGGCGGCCGCCGGGGGCACGAAGGTGAAGAAGGCGGCCAAGCCCAGCGTCCCCAAAGTCCCCAAGGGGCGCAAGTGA